Part of the Paenibacillus sp. FSL R7-0273 genome is shown below.
GCTGTAGCCTGCCTCCAGGGCATATTGCTCGGCGTAGGCAGTCAGCTTCCGTGCAATGCCCTTGCCCTGGGCTTCGGGATGAACAGCCAGCCGGTGCATAATCAGCGCCTTCCCCTGCTCCTGTCTCCACTTGATCCCCCGGTACAGCTCATTCGGATGCTCGTCCAGCACAAGAATGCCGGCCACAGCGCCATTGTCTATATATGTGTATAAGGTTCCTTGTTCAATATCCTGTCCAATGATTTCACGGTTAGGATAGCTGTCATCCCACTGATCACTGCCGCCTGCTTGCATAACTTGTACACATCTGGCGATTAGCATCATAATCTCTTCCATATCCTCTGTCCGCGCTTTACGGATTTCATTGCTGCTCATGGTATCCCTGCTTTCCGTGCCTGAAAATTTGAATCTCTTAATGATTCACTAGTGAAGTTTATCACATCAGAGAACAAATTCAATACCCCGGCAGCAGAACCGCAGCACAGCAGCAGGACCTGCCCGTACGATAAAGGCAAGCCCGTGTAGGATAATCCGGACAATACCCATCAGTCAGAAAAATGCCTAGCCGCTAAAAGGAGCCTTCCAGTACGAACGCGGGCTGCGTTAACAGCGCGCTCCTCTGAAGACTCCTTTATTTCCTGCCGCTGAAGCCTCTTCCTTCCGTTAATCAGCCGAGCTCCAGCTTATGCCCGTCCTCGAAGCCCTTGGCGAAACCGGCGTCGAACCCCACGTTGTATGCTTCGGTGTAGCCCTGCTGATAGGCGTCTCCCGGCGGGGTTTCCGGAGGAACGCCAAGATCCGGGGGGAGCGGAACGACCAGCGGGGCAGCAGGTGTTACCTGCACCGGAGGCTGGACAACCACTTGAACTCTCCGGGCCGCTATCCGGCGGCGGAGTCTTCTTTTTTTGCGCAGCAGCAGGCCTCTCTTGGTCTTGCCTGAGCGCAGCTTGCGGAGTTTACGGCCGGCTCCCCTGCGGATCTTCGCCTTGCGTGTTACCAGCAGAGTGCGTCTCTTGGCAGCCCTGCCTGAACGCTTGATTGCTTTCTTTCTCTTCATGCTTCTACTCCTCCTGTACTCCATGTGCTCTTCGCGGCGCCCTTTGCGCATGCTTGTTAAGCCATGGTGCCGCAGGCTTCCCCTGCTTGGGCTGATGCAGTGAAATACCGGACATCATCCGGCACATGGCACTTTGATATTGGCTTAGGATTCTGATATTGTCACTCAGCTTGCGGGCCGTCAGCTCCGATTGCCCCGTAATTTCGGCGATACTCTCCAGAATCGCAGCCAGTGCGGCCTGGCTGCGGGCAATGGAGCGGATCATCTCCAGCTTGACGGCGTGTTCGGAGAGAAGCCCGCCGCTCATTTGCTGTCGTCCCCGAAGTCGAAGCCGTCACCGGACATGCCGCCGAAGCCCCCGCCGCCTTCATCCTCGCCGCTGCCCAGCACCGCCTTCAGGTTGCTGTACAGCCCGTTCTCCAGCTTGGTCAGCCCCTCGACCATCTCCACAATCACCTCATGAATGGAGAGAGTTTCCTTCAGCTGCTCCTCATGGTTGTCAAAAGATCTGGAGTGGATATGATGATGCGTCCACTGCTTAACCTTTTCCGCCTCCACCGCTTTGGCCTCGAGAATCATCGCGATGTTCCACTGGATGGTAGCGGACGACTCCAGCATCTGCAGATAAGCCTTTTCCCTGCTCATGTTCCGCCTCCTGCTCTTTAAGCGCTACTCTTCTTCCTGGCCGCCCAGCTCCTTGATTACCCGGCCTACCCCTTCGGCCATCGCCTCTTCCAGATCAGCAAGTGCGTTCAAATAAGCGATGATATTTTTGTTGACCTGGCCGTGGCTTTCGACCAGTCCGCTGAAACCGCCGAAATCAGGCTCCGCATCCGGCAGATCATGGACTATTTGCGACATACGGACGGCAACGTGGCGTTCGGCGTCAAGAATCCGCGCCATCTGTTCGTGCGTATGGGCCATGTGCTGCAGCACTTTGGTTATTTTATTCTGCACCTTCATGTCTCCTTTGCTCAAACGCCCTGCTACAGCATATGCGGCAGAAGCCCTGTCGGTGCGGAGGAACACGGAATGCTGCGGACCGGAGATATGAACTTTTGGAGGATATTGACAGACGGAGGGTCCGGGAATATGCTGAATGCTGGAATGAATGAGTTATTTTCACATTAAGATTTTAGAGCGGTATGTATAAAAGGATTGGGGGAGCGCTATGAAAATTGCAAGTAACCGCCTGGATTTACAGGCTATGACCGCCGCAGAGCTGTCCGTCAGCACCCTAAGCTGCACCGCCGCCTTCATTGAGCAGGCTCTTGGCTTCAAGCTGGCCCCGGCCGTTCTGGACGATGAAATGCTGTATGCGCTGAAGGTGCGTCACTCCAAGGTGCTGCAGAACCCGGAGCATTACCTGTGGTATACGTGCTGGGCTGTCATTCACCGGGAGGAGCAGCAGATTATCGGCTTCCTGATCCTGAAGGGCCTGCCGAACGAACTGGGCGAGGTTATTATCGGCTATATCATTGCAGAGGGGTACTGGGGCAATGGATATGGAACAGAGGCGGTGCGGTGCATGAACGAATGGATTTTCAGCCATCCCGGGGCACAGTGGGTCATCGCGGATACAGAGCCGGACAACACCGCCTCCCACAGGCTGCTCCAGCATCTGGGCGCTGAACCGTACCGCGAGACCGATGAGCTGATCTGGTGGAGGATCGGCCGGCCGGAGACAGCAGGCGTCCATGAGCATTCTGCTGCAGGCGGCTGATGCCTGTATACAAGGCTTGGCGGTACTGTCCGTGCAACCTTTCCTGAACACGCACAAAAAAACACGCCGCCTACGGCAGCGTGTTCTTCAGCTTTTCCCCGGCCTCCTGCAGAGACTGGAACGTCCCCGCATCGCTCCACCATTCCTTGAGCACGTCGTAGCTGAGCTTACCCTCCCCGGCATAAATATTGTTCACGTCGGTAATCTCCAGCTCGCCTCGCCCTGAAGGAGCAACCCGCTTAATAATGTCGAACACAGCCTCATCGTACATATAAATGCCGGTTACGCAAAAGTTCGTCTTCGGCTGCTCCGGCTTTTCTTCAATATAAGCAATCAGAGACGCATCTGTATCGTCAAATACAGGAACCCCGTACCTGCGGGCATCCTCCACCGGCTTCAGCAGCACCTTGGCCGTCCCTTTCGGCTGCTCTGCATACGACTCCATATAAGGCGTCAGATCCTCCATAAAAAGATTGTCGCCCAGCAGCACAACAAACCGTTCGCCCGGGAGGATGAACCCCTCCGCCAGCTCCAGCGCTTCTGCGATGCCTCCTGCAGCTTCCTGGATTTTGTAAGTCAGGTTCACGCCGAACTCAGCACCGCTGCCTAAAAAATCCGTATACTGCCCCGCCGACTGCTTGCTGATGATCAGGAGAATATCGGTTATCCCGCCCCGGCGCAGCCGGTCAATACCGTAACACACCATAGGATATTTGCCGACCGGAAGCAAATGTTTGTTCATCAGCCGGGTCAGCGGATGTAGCCTTGTTCCTTTTCCGCCCGCCAGTATGACTCCTTTCACTTACTTTCCTCCTTTTTATCTGTGTCTTTAGCCTTTGGGCTGGCAGGTCAGATGAATTGTGCCGGATCCAAATGCCACTTCTCTATAAAAAGCTTGCGGTTGCGCTCCACTAGTTCTTGAAGCTCCGCAGAATACACCTGCTTGAAGCTCGCGCTTCCTTCATGATGCACCAGGCAGTCCCCGCCAATAAGCAGCCGGAACCCCTTCAGCCTGGCGCGGTAGCAGTAATCATCGTCCTCGTAATGGCCCGGTGAATACCGCTCATCCAGCAGGCCGACACGGTCGAGCACGGTTCTTTTGAATAAAAAGCACAAGCCCACAAGCCGCACTGTCTCCTGCCATTTCAGGGGATCTGGAACGTTGGCTGCCTGCGCCTCACTGTGAAAGCCTGGCATATCGGTGTAGGATGTCCTGACCTGCTGCCGGCCGCTCGCGTAATTCGTCACCGGGCCGACGATGCCGATATCCGCTGCGCTGTACAGGGCTGCCCTCAGGTTGGCCAGCCAGTTGTGCGAGACAATGACATCATTGTTCAGCAGCAGCAGCTCATCCCCCGAAGCCAGCTGCAGCCCCAGGTTGCAGGCGGCCGGAAAACCGCGGTTCTCCGGGAGTGAAATGAAGGTTAGTTTGTTTTTGCGGCAAAAAGCTGCCGTATCGTCAGTCGAGGCGTTATCAACCACGATGATTTCGTAAGGTGAAGCCGTGTGCTGCCTGATCGATTCGACACAGGCCTCCAGCAGCTTCAATCCGTTGTAGGTCGGAATAATAATACTGGTCTTGATCATAAGGCATTCCTCCAGGCTGCCAGCCTGCTGCGCTGCTCCTGCAGGCTTGGGGCTGCGGAATGGGTTCCGCCCTGTCCATGAATGAGTTGAACGGCTTCAGCATGGCCTTGCACCTGACCGGCCTGCTGACTTAGCACCGCATTCAGCGCCTCCGCATGATCACCCGCAATCAGCTGCTCCATCTTGTTGCCGGCGCCAGTATTGTCCTGGCGCAGCCGGTTTTGCCGGAATACATCGACTGTACCTGCTTTTTCCACCCGCAGCTGCTTCAGCAGCGCAAGCGCCTGCGCCTTGGGCGGCACCATCAGCTCCCGGTACCCGATCATTTCCAGTGCCCTCCGCGACAGGGCATGAGGCACGGCAGTCATCGAGCCGGCTCCGAGATCACTCCGGCCCAGCACCATATTGAGATACAGCTTGCAGCGGGTGACATGGTCACTCAGCTTAAAGGGCGGCAGCAGCTGATCCAGATCATTCAGCGCCACATCAACTCCCCCGTCTACAGCTGCCGCAAAAACAGCCAGCTGCTGCGCTGGAATAACCATGTCGCCATCCAGAAACAGCAGGATATCCCCCCTGCTGAGCTTGGCGCCAATCGCCCGGCCTACATCATGGCCGGCCGATTCTGCAACATGCACGACCGTCGCCTGCCTGCAGGTGCGGGTACGCTGAAAGCTGTTGTCCGTGCAGCCGTTGAGCACGACGATGATCTCATCGGGCGCAAGCCGCTGCACCTGCTTGAGCAGCAGCGGCAGGGTCTTCGCCTCGTTCCTTGCCGAGACAATAACCGACAGCGTTCCACGCCGCTGCTTACGGAGGGGCTGCAGCGCCTGCTTCGCGCGGACCGGCGCTGCAC
Proteins encoded:
- a CDS encoding GNAT family N-acetyltransferase, which encodes MSSNEIRKARTEDMEEIMMLIARCVQVMQAGGSDQWDDSYPNREIIGQDIEQGTLYTYIDNGAVAGILVLDEHPNELYRGIKWRQEQGKALIMHRLAVHPEAQGKGIARKLTAYAEQYALEAGYSSIRLDTYSKNTPALALYPKLGYERRGEIFFPQRTASFPVFEKVLDGAQE
- a CDS encoding GNAT family N-acetyltransferase; the encoded protein is MKIASNRLDLQAMTAAELSVSTLSCTAAFIEQALGFKLAPAVLDDEMLYALKVRHSKVLQNPEHYLWYTCWAVIHREEQQIIGFLILKGLPNELGEVIIGYIIAEGYWGNGYGTEAVRCMNEWIFSHPGAQWVIADTEPDNTASHRLLQHLGAEPYRETDELIWWRIGRPETAGVHEHSAAGG
- a CDS encoding glycosyltransferase family 2 protein, whose protein sequence is MIKTSIIIPTYNGLKLLEACVESIRQHTASPYEIIVVDNASTDDTAAFCRKNKLTFISLPENRGFPAACNLGLQLASGDELLLLNNDVIVSHNWLANLRAALYSAADIGIVGPVTNYASGRQQVRTSYTDMPGFHSEAQAANVPDPLKWQETVRLVGLCFLFKRTVLDRVGLLDERYSPGHYEDDDYCYRARLKGFRLLIGGDCLVHHEGSASFKQVYSAELQELVERNRKLFIEKWHLDPAQFI
- a CDS encoding glycosyltransferase family 2 protein, with product MKTVSIKRRLHQPQQKKRQPAAVRKSAIHPATAAAQESAIHPATAAADESAVHSATTAPIEPAARLSTATPPSSDARPVTVSALGARKRRAAGTARRAGGRTASGKKRGAAARKPAARRQPAGAAPVRAKQALQPLRKQRRGTLSVIVSARNEAKTLPLLLKQVQRLAPDEIIVVLNGCTDNSFQRTRTCRQATVVHVAESAGHDVGRAIGAKLSRGDILLFLDGDMVIPAQQLAVFAAAVDGGVDVALNDLDQLLPPFKLSDHVTRCKLYLNMVLGRSDLGAGSMTAVPHALSRRALEMIGYRELMVPPKAQALALLKQLRVEKAGTVDVFRQNRLRQDNTGAGNKMEQLIAGDHAEALNAVLSQQAGQVQGHAEAVQLIHGQGGTHSAAPSLQEQRSRLAAWRNAL
- a CDS encoding sugar phosphate nucleotidyltransferase; the encoded protein is MKGVILAGGKGTRLHPLTRLMNKHLLPVGKYPMVCYGIDRLRRGGITDILLIISKQSAGQYTDFLGSGAEFGVNLTYKIQEAAGGIAEALELAEGFILPGERFVVLLGDNLFMEDLTPYMESYAEQPKGTAKVLLKPVEDARRYGVPVFDDTDASLIAYIEEKPEQPKTNFCVTGIYMYDEAVFDIIKRVAPSGRGELEITDVNNIYAGEGKLSYDVLKEWWSDAGTFQSLQEAGEKLKNTLP